Below is a window of Syntrophomonas wolfei subsp. wolfei str. Goettingen G311 DNA.
GCCACCGGCATAACCCCGGATAATCTTTCGGCATCTGGAGAAGAAACGCTTTCTTTTAAAGCCGAACAACCTATTACCAGAACGCAGGCTATTTCCGTCTTAGCAGATGTTATGGCTTTAACAGGCTTCGAAGCTAACCTGACCACAGAAGAAGAAGTTTCATTGATAAAAGGTTTTTCTGATTTGGAAGGTATTGACCAAGAGCTTAAATCGAAGGCGGCATTACTTATAAAACTTGGCATTTTTCAAGGAAGGAGTAATAAACTTTTGGCGCCCGGGGATACTATGTCTCGCGGGGAAGCAGCTGCAACGGTTTTGAGGATGTTAAAGAGCATACAATAGACTATAGTTCACTCTTGTAATGAAAGACCTTGAGGATGACTTTTCTATTTGATGAATATCCGCTTTGTTTTTAGTAATCCTCCTTTTTTGGGTTACAGTTCACACCCTAGCTAATTAATTATCTAAAAATGTAGAAGTTATTCACCTAAGAAGAAGCAGGATTTTTCGCACTTGTATAGATTATAATTATACATTGCTAATACTTGCAATATGCTTGATTTGGAAGTATAGTTACGGCAAGATTTATAATTTTGGGTGGCATGAGGCATGGAGTATATAACCGTGAAGGAAGCCAGTGAAAAATGGGGACTGGGGATCAGGATGGTGACGCTATACTGTACCGAGGGCAGAATAGCCGGTGCAGTTAAGAAAGGCAACCTGTGGCTTATTCCTGAAGATGCCGCAAAACCGGAGGATAGAAGACGGAAAAAAGCCTCCATTCAAGAGGAAAAGGAACCGGCGGCAGGCAAAGACAATGATGTATATGAACCAAACAAGCATGAAAACGCATGGCCTTTTCAATCGCTGTATGAAAACAAAGAGTTGTTTGTGGAGATCGTAAAGCACTTTCCCTATCCTATGCACATATGCGCACCGGACGGTACGATGCTCTTAGCCAATGAAGCATATTTAAAATTTGCTAAAATATCAAATCCCGAAAGACTGTATAAAAAGCATAATATATTGCGGAATCCCAACCTGGAAAGGTGGGGAATAAAGGACTTCACTGTGCGGGCGTTTCAGGGAGAAGCCGTTTATGCCTATGATGTCAAAGTACCGCATCAGGAGATCGTTGATCGGTTGGGAGATGACAAGGAGTTAGTTTACGGAAGCATGTATCACAACATGACTGCCTTGCCTATACGCGACAGCAATAATAAATTGTTGTTTATCGTGTTTATTTTTATCACCTCCAGATATTATCAGGACAGAGAAGAAATTATTAAAGGAAAAGAATACATAGACAATCATTGGCAGGAGGAGTTTGACATAGATAAGCTGGCGGGTATTGTTCACATGAGCAGGTATCACTATACCCGTTTGTTTAAGCAGCATGCGGGCATGACCCCCTACAACTATTATCAAGAAGTAAAGATTGGTAAGCTCAAGGAAAAACTATGTGATACCGATCTATCCATAACCCAGGTCTTTGAGGAATGCGGCGTGGATTATAATGGGAATTTGGCAAAAAAATTCAAAGAAAAGTTAGGCATGACCCCTTCTCAATATCGAACAATGATGACCCAAAAATAATACTATTTTTCATTGGATTTATGACCCTTAAGACTCATCGACGCGCAGGCTGCATATTGCGCTTACCTTTCCATCGTTTTCAGCCCTGGACGCCAATGGCAACCACCGCTTCGCTATCGCTCAGAGTGACAATATTGCATTTTTTTGAATGATGCAAAACTCTCGTTTCAAAAGAGTGGTTCTACTGCAAAAAAACCTTTTTGTTGCATAGGGTTGCATAAATATGCAAAGCGAGCGTTGGCGAAGCATGGATGCTACACCCGGCGAAGACGAGCAGGCGAAAGGGGGCGAGCGACAGGATGTCGCGAGAGCGCCACCTTCCATGGACGGGAGATTGGCGCGGTACCCCTTGAGCCGTGAGACGAGCCGTTGGTGTTGCCCATGCGTAGAC
It encodes the following:
- a CDS encoding helix-turn-helix domain-containing protein, giving the protein MEYITVKEASEKWGLGIRMVTLYCTEGRIAGAVKKGNLWLIPEDAAKPEDRRRKKASIQEEKEPAAGKDNDVYEPNKHENAWPFQSLYENKELFVEIVKHFPYPMHICAPDGTMLLANEAYLKFAKISNPERLYKKHNILRNPNLERWGIKDFTVRAFQGEAVYAYDVKVPHQEIVDRLGDDKELVYGSMYHNMTALPIRDSNNKLLFIVFIFITSRYYQDREEIIKGKEYIDNHWQEEFDIDKLAGIVHMSRYHYTRLFKQHAGMTPYNYYQEVKIGKLKEKLCDTDLSITQVFEECGVDYNGNLAKKFKEKLGMTPSQYRTMMTQK